The sequence TTTAAATCATTGGGAGTATGCTTAGCAAGGCGATATCCGggggcgaagacttggaaaaaaaggagggaggaatgtagtaGAACTGAACTGGGTcaatcatcggcgaccaggtagctcaggggtagagtgtccgtctagagttctgagggtcccgggttcgaaccccggtctggctgctacattttctcatTCTCATGTTACATATGAACTTACCAGTTCAAATGGATTTAGAGGTACATTTTTCGTGGGTTTGCTTTTCTTCGATTTCCTACTTGTGCTTTCGTTGTTTTCAGTGCCGTCACTCTCTTCTCCTGACTCGTTACTCACAACTGGTAACTGATCTATTTCCTGGTGTGTCTTTCCTTGAAGTTTTCTCAATGCTCGACTCGACATATTGGCTGAAACGAAAGTTGACAGTTCAAGCACTTGCACAACAGTGACATAACACATGTAGATCGTAGTCTCAAAGATGCTTACTTTTGCATTTCACGACTAAAGTATAATTTTTTCATGGTTTCATACTCTAGAGGAAGTTATGACGATGAAAAACAATTGACAATGTTAGCATTTTATCATATAGCCATTTtttagaaaacaataaaaatgtaaactgAATATTTTATATTCGCCATTCACTGCGGAGCTACAACATGGATGCGCCCATTCGAGAATGGCAGTGGTAggatacatgtagctatatgcTAAGCAAAGGGACATTTCAATGAGAATATGTTGAAATTACGAAATCTCAGTGTATTGACCTCCATGGTTTCTGGTACACGATCTAAAACAGTATCTGCAGTTTCCACAATTACCAGATTAGATAAGATGATGAAAAAGATGAAGAAAAAAGACGAAAGGTGAGTTGATTGGCAGACCAAAGCAATGATGTGGTCTTTGTTCTTGTGTTTCTGGTTTGAAAGAGCAGACTTCACCAGACCTGTCTATCAGAATGcccaagtctggtgtcaggaccagaggaaagTTTTAGCTTGACTAGTAATTTTTACATAGTTAAAACTTCTGCATTACATATAACATAGTGTGTCTATATTTGTTCCGAGTCCGTGAAGAAGGTTGTACAAATcccgtacatgtatatacttaacTGATAGTTGTACAAATCCCGTACCTGTATAGACTTAACTGATAGTTGTACAAATCCCGTACCTGTATATACTTAACTGATAGTTGTGGGACTGGAGCAGTGGTGACTGTGGTGTATAATGCCACTTGTACTTGTTGGACTGGAGCAGTGGTGAGTGGTATATGATGCCACTTGTACTTGTTGGACTGGAGCAGTGGTGAGTGGTGTATGATGCCACTTGTACTTGTTGGACTGGAGCAGTGGTGACTGTGGTGTATGATGTCACTTGTACTTGTTGGACTGGAGCAGTGGTGAGTGGTGTATGATGCCACTTGTACTTGTTGGACTGGAGCAGTGGTGAGTGGTATATGATGCCACTTGTCCTTGTTGGACTGGAGCAGTGGTGAGTGGTATATGATGCCACTTGTACTTGTTGGACAGGAGCAGTGGTGACTGTGGTGTATAATGCCACTTGTACTTGTTAGACTGGAGCAGTGGTAACTGGTGTATGATGCCACTTTTACTTGTTGGACTGGAGCAGTGGTGAGTGGTATATGATGCCACTTGTACTTGTTGGACTGGAGCAGTGTAGGTGGTGTGAGATGCCACTTTTACTCGTTGGACTGGAGCATTGTAGGTGGTGTACGATGCCACTTACACTTGTTGGACTGGAGCAGTGTAGGTGGTGTACGATGCCACTTGCACTTGTGGGACTGAAGAAGTGTTGGTGGTGGTGCATGATGCCACATGTATTTGTTGGACTGGAGCAGTGTAGGTGGTGTACAATGCCATTTGAACTTATGGGACTGAAaaagtggtggtggtggtgcaTGATGCCACATGTAGAGAAATGTCAACCACTGGCACATAGCAGATTTGTAAGGCATTGTTTGCAGcacatttatttaaatattgtataaactcATGCAGGATATAAAATTTTCTGTGTGTAGCTACATGGTGTAGATTTGTCTCTATATCAGAATCTACAATATTGGTACATATTGTACTGGCAAAAAGcattaaatattgtaatttttgaaaatgtcctTTTCTTTTTCAGGAGCGATAAATGGTTTCTGACTCCATTAGTAAGTACACTTTCTTCTCTATGTCCATCACATTAAACATTGTTACTTCCTGCTGCACATTAAAGTCCTTTACATGTAATGATTAGGATGAAGTTGTTACAGTAAAAGATCATGACAACCAGAAAGATGTTAAAAGTAATGATCATGATGATATCATACATCGAAACATAGCCTTTCTGGACAATGTGGAGAGACTAATATACACACTCCTGAAGACCATTCAATATTTAGAACTTTTATCACACTGTACGTGTATATGTGTTATTTCTTGTTTCATTATTGAAAATAGAGCTCACAAAAAGGTCCCAAACATCATACTGGAAAGGCTAGGTACAGTACAGCAGGAACTAAGAGGAAAGCTGAACACATCAGTAACCTACTGTTTGGTCCCATCAGTCAGATTATGTGTAGAGGAGTGCTGGACTCCAGGATTAAAGTGGAGTTATCACAGGTAACTCATGATCCTTCactattgtttcattttcttcttCTCAACACAGACTTCATACCTTAACTTCAGGAGATTTATTATGTCATCAGAACAGTCAGGATGACATAGTCATTTTGATTTGATGACatgaaacattttcatattttctttttaaatttttaattacCACTGAAATTGATTTAACCAACTGGGACAAAATCCATGATCTATGGGAGAAGAAGTGCCTAAAGTGTTAAAGAGTTCCCAGCAGTGACACAATGAGAACAAAATGTAGTTCTTTAAAAATCACTTAACCAAGTCTAGACATGCCACATTTTAACCAGTCAGAACATCCTTGTGACTTGGCTGTGAAGGTCACTCTCCTAGTATCTTAGGAACTTGGTTCAAGGTTATTGTCCTGTACCTTAATTAGTGGCTTGGTTCAGGGTCATTGTCCTGTACCTTAGTGGCTTGGTTCAAGGTCATTGTCCTGTACCTTAGTGGCTTGGTTCAAGGTCATTGTCCTGTACCTTAGTGGCTTGGTTCAAGGTCATTGTCCTGTACCTTAGTGGCTTGGCTCAAGGTCATTGTCCTGTACCTTAGTGACTTGGTTCAAGGTCATTGTCCTGTACCTTTGTGACTTGGTTCAAGGTCATTGTCCTGTACCTTAGTGGCTTGGTTCAAGGTCATTGTCCTGTACCTTAGTGGCTTGGTTCAAGGTCATTGTCCTGTACCTTAGTGGCTTGGTTCAAGGTCATTGTCCTGTACCTTAGTGACTTGGTTCAAGGTTATTGTCCTGTACCTTAATTAGTGGCTTGGTTCAGGGTCATTGTCCTGTACCTTAGTGGCTTGGTTCAAGGTCATTGTCCTGTACCTTAGTGGCTTGGTTCAAGGTCATTGTCCTGTACCTTAGTGGCTTGGTTCAAGGTCATTGTCCTGTACCTTAGTGACTTGGTTCAAGGTCATTGTCCTGTACCTTAATGACTTGGTTCACTGTGCTGGTATCTTTAGTTAGTAACTTAGCTCAATAttactgtactgttaactaTGCAATAGACTGGCTCAAAGTCAAACCCATTATTTGAAGAGAATCATGCTCATGGTCACTGAAATTCAGTTTGTAAAATGAATCGGACACTGGGTCAAAATAATGCTTAGTatatttgttggtgtttgtgCTAATTCCTGTAATTGATGATTGTAGTGATATCCAGATGTTTTACCTACACAGGTCAGTATCCTGGCAGATTTCAGTCTCATTAAAGTACATTGGTTAGCCTCCGACAAAGATGACCACATACTGACAGAGGGAATTCTCCAGAAAAAGGCTGTGGCTTTGCAGTAAGTAACCACACatcaaatgcaacacagaaatGGTATACCTACATATATTGAAATTCTACAGAACCATGTATTAATCTTATGGGGTAAACCAGTCTTActaatgtgaccttgacccatgtcaaggtcacaaaatATGTTTACAGTTACTTGTACATTACTATGACCAGTATAAAAACAAATCCCTGCAGTGATAATAATAAGTAATTGTCTTActaacagtacatatatattgcTCCATCTAAAAGAGAGTAGTTTATTGTACTTGCACAGTAAATTTGTCACTGTATTTTTTTCAGAGACCTAGTGAAAGAACTTCAAATTATATCTAATGTGCCACCAGTCAAGTTTGTGAAGGATATGTCACTAGCAAGTGTCCAGGAGGTGGAACGGCTTCTCCAACAGGTTGACCTAGATCTGCTCGACGTGGCTACGGACAGTGACGGAGAAACCACAGACAGTGAGATCACAGAAACTAGGCTGGAAATACCCGAGGATATACCTGTATCTACAGCATTTAAAGATATATCAAAACGCTTCAGTTCAGAGGACACAAGTTACCAAGTAAATGAGGATGAGAACACGGATATGATATCTAGCCACAATAGGATACAACCAACAGACCTCACCAACAGATTTAGACAAGACCTGTATGGCATTGACCATGAAGCTATGATGCAAAAACTGAAGACACTCAAGTCAGGTCTGCGAAAAAAGACAACTTTTTATGAGGTTGAACCTGAGATAGTTCAAACCAATATAGACAGGAAACAGGTCAGAGAACAATACGCTAAAATGTTACAGATTCAGAGAAATCAGAGGCAGATCCTGAGGAAggagagaaaaaataaatacaatgtgtATTATGGGAGAGATGGAAATGATGATTTAGAAGATTTTCTTTTTAGATAACTGGCCATGGTCTGATGACTGCTTTAAgtatgtaatgtgtacatgttCCAT comes from Pecten maximus unplaced genomic scaffold, xPecMax1.1, whole genome shotgun sequence and encodes:
- the LOC117318351 gene encoding putative ribosome-binding factor A, mitochondrial, whose protein sequence is MLKLRNLSVLTSMVSGTRSKTVSAVSTITRLDKMMKKMKKKDERSDKWFLTPLSSQKGPKHHTGKARYSTAGTKRKAEHISNLLFGPISQIMCRGVLDSRIKVELSQVSILADFSLIKVHWLASDKDDHILTEGILQKKAVALQDLVKELQIISNVPPVKFVKDMSLASVQEVERLLQQVDLDLLDVATDSDGETTDSEITETRLEIPEDIPVSTAFKDISKRFSSEDTSYQVNEDENTDMISSHNRIQPTDLTNRFRQDLYGIDHEAMMQKLKTLKSGLRKKTTFYEVEPEIVQTNIDRKQVREQYAKMLQIQRNQRQILRKERKNKYNVYYGRDGNDDLEDFLFR